The following are encoded together in the Vicinamibacteria bacterium genome:
- a CDS encoding pirin family protein, protein MTSPTFVQPSTRKVVHRTRGDRHGPITRLMSPSDLGARLKPFVFLDLFEADMRALAGSMLVHPHSGIATVTVFTRGDVTFDDPIAGHGTIGYGGLEWARAGLGMWHGKELSAGSSPTVQGFQLWIALPPELERAAPETQYLGSELAPSIGPARLIVGSYETATSPVRAPRGINYLLVTLKPGQSWTYEPPGGHTVAWVAVAEGSLSGSERLLQGELVTFEASEASVVFQGEDGTGATFVLGSAVPHPYELHLGAYSVHTSAEALAAGERNLRELKTRLDATGDRRTASGSTPVFRG, encoded by the coding sequence ATGACATCACCAACGTTCGTTCAACCGTCGACCCGGAAGGTCGTGCATCGCACGCGGGGAGATCGCCATGGCCCGATCACCCGTCTCATGAGCCCATCGGACCTGGGTGCGCGGCTCAAGCCGTTCGTCTTCCTCGACCTCTTCGAGGCAGACATGCGAGCGTTGGCGGGCAGTATGCTCGTGCATCCACATTCGGGAATCGCCACGGTGACGGTGTTTACGCGCGGCGACGTGACCTTCGACGATCCGATCGCGGGACACGGCACGATCGGCTACGGTGGCCTTGAGTGGGCGCGTGCTGGACTCGGCATGTGGCATGGCAAGGAACTGTCAGCCGGATCGTCGCCGACGGTGCAGGGTTTCCAGCTGTGGATCGCCCTTCCGCCTGAATTGGAGCGCGCCGCCCCAGAAACCCAGTACCTCGGCTCTGAATTGGCGCCGAGCATCGGTCCGGCCCGATTGATCGTTGGTTCGTACGAAACCGCGACGAGCCCGGTCCGAGCTCCACGTGGCATTAACTACTTACTTGTCACGCTCAAGCCAGGCCAGAGCTGGACGTATGAACCGCCTGGCGGTCACACCGTTGCGTGGGTCGCCGTCGCCGAGGGCTCACTGAGCGGCAGTGAGCGGTTGTTGCAAGGTGAACTCGTGACATTCGAGGCAAGCGAGGCATCTGTCGTGTTTCAGGGAGAGGATGGCACTGGCGCAACTTTCGTCCTCGGCTCCGCGGTTCCGCATCCGTACGAGCTGCATCTGGGTGCCTATTCGGTCCACACATCAGCGGAAGCCCTTGCCGCGGGCGAACGGAACCTGCGCGAACTCAAGACACGTTTGGACGCGACAGGCGACCGGCGCACGGCATCGGGCTCAACGCCTGTGTTCCGGGGATGA
- a CDS encoding DoxX family protein: protein MSLAPSLTQTSLVGRGRTGLIALWVVQIGLAGMFLLAGGSKLLGAAPMVALFDAIGIGQWFRYVTGLIEVSSAIALLVPSFAVFGAAALVATMIGAVATHLLIIGGSPAMPAILLIGSAVVVWARRHQLLGDQPTVR, encoded by the coding sequence ATGTCTCTCGCACCATCACTCACGCAGACATCGCTGGTCGGACGCGGCCGCACTGGACTCATTGCCCTGTGGGTTGTCCAGATTGGGCTCGCCGGCATGTTCCTGCTCGCCGGCGGCTCGAAGCTCCTCGGCGCCGCGCCGATGGTGGCGTTGTTCGACGCCATCGGCATCGGCCAATGGTTCCGCTATGTCACAGGCCTTATCGAGGTCAGCTCGGCGATTGCGCTGCTCGTGCCGTCGTTCGCGGTATTCGGTGCCGCGGCACTCGTGGCAACGATGATCGGTGCTGTCGCCACGCACCTCTTGATCATTGGAGGCTCCCCTGCGATGCCGGCGATTCTGCTGATCGGCTCAGCAGTCGTCGTCTGGGCTCGCCGGCATCAACTGCTCGGTGACCAGCCGACGGTCCGCTGA